A region of Bacillus cabrialesii DNA encodes the following proteins:
- a CDS encoding histidine kinase, producing MKSRNNQISVVLVLLSLIYVIYLTYISNNNLLVGATVTKDKNGDIVITNVDEFSMASYSGIEKGDIVRSINNKKINTNEIKMNKLKNVSSMIVERNGQNHELKMTLFNDKNFTTYLIPLIFYIVCLFCCFFILKINESKNLLSAVVLIIFLLSASIAYISAGGSAKGDMLSRLIMVVTLISVPLNYLLFLYQYFKELGTKLFDKKVFILYLIPVINVICEMFRSHLFFRDYVPKLNLLAFFFLFIIVGIYFCIILIKNKDTEQAHIIKVLTIINIFSFSPFLCLYLIPYVFLNAHYVSSFLAASFMLLIPFSLVYQFMTNKIYNIDFILSRLRYYGFLALTPTIILISTIELISSPDNDFYSVKLTFLIYIIMLAVFYYKEVLDFRFRLKRVSEKFNYQDSIYKFTQLIRDSTSLTQVFEELKTTILEVSLVSRAHIYEVSADGSIKLYEELNQHSFEKVYQKEFRKVTSEIGKTVEFNKGFVMKIGERGGKSFVILCLSKMNTPRLTLEELSWLKTLAFYTNVSIENVMKIEELMNHLEDLKKQETNPVWLKKLMYTIEEKQRSDLARDLHDSVLQDLISLKRQCELFLADFKKDDNPCREDVQDKLVQMNEQMSDVISMTRETCHELRPQLLYDLGLVKALSKLVAQQQERVPFHIRLNTGRFTASLDLDSQLNLYRIIQEFLSNAVKHSQATDVLIMLISIQNKIVLHYEGNGVGFDQEKHNEHSMSMGLSGIKERVRALDGRLRIETSEGKGFKADIEIEL from the coding sequence ATGAAGTCTAGAAATAACCAAATTTCTGTAGTGTTAGTTTTATTAAGTCTGATATATGTTATTTATTTGACCTATATAAGCAATAATAATTTATTAGTTGGGGCAACTGTTACTAAAGATAAAAATGGTGACATTGTAATTACGAATGTAGATGAATTTTCAATGGCATCATACAGTGGTATAGAAAAAGGAGATATTGTAAGAAGCATTAATAATAAAAAGATAAATACAAACGAAATAAAAATGAACAAACTGAAAAATGTAAGTTCAATGATTGTAGAGAGAAATGGGCAGAACCATGAGCTGAAGATGACCTTATTTAATGATAAAAATTTTACTACTTACTTAATACCATTAATATTTTATATTGTTTGTTTATTTTGTTGCTTTTTTATATTGAAAATCAATGAATCAAAGAACCTCCTCTCAGCTGTAGTTTTAATTATCTTTCTGTTATCTGCCTCTATTGCTTATATAAGCGCTGGAGGATCTGCTAAGGGAGATATGCTGAGCAGGCTTATAATGGTAGTAACATTAATATCTGTGCCGCTAAACTATCTTCTCTTTCTTTATCAATATTTTAAAGAGTTAGGCACCAAATTATTTGATAAAAAAGTTTTTATTTTATATTTAATTCCGGTCATAAATGTAATATGTGAAATGTTTCGTTCGCATCTTTTCTTTCGTGATTATGTTCCTAAATTAAATTTACTTGCTTTTTTCTTTTTGTTTATTATAGTAGGGATTTATTTTTGTATCATTTTAATTAAAAATAAAGATACTGAACAAGCGCATATTATTAAGGTCCTCACTATCATTAATATCTTTTCATTTTCACCTTTTCTGTGTTTATATTTGATACCTTACGTGTTTTTAAATGCACATTATGTTTCTTCTTTTTTAGCGGCTTCATTTATGCTGCTAATACCATTCTCATTGGTATATCAATTCATGACAAATAAAATCTATAATATAGATTTTATTTTAAGCAGATTAAGATATTATGGCTTTTTAGCTTTAACGCCAACAATTATTCTAATCTCTACAATTGAATTAATTAGTAGCCCTGATAATGATTTTTATAGTGTTAAACTAACCTTTTTAATTTATATTATCATGTTGGCGGTCTTTTATTATAAAGAAGTACTTGATTTCAGATTTAGATTAAAAAGAGTCTCGGAAAAATTTAATTATCAAGACAGCATATATAAATTTACACAGCTGATTAGAGATTCAACTTCTTTGACCCAAGTATTTGAGGAACTGAAAACCACCATACTTGAGGTTTCGCTTGTAAGCCGAGCCCATATTTATGAGGTTTCAGCTGATGGAAGTATAAAACTCTATGAAGAGCTTAACCAACATTCATTCGAAAAAGTCTATCAAAAAGAATTTAGAAAAGTAACATCCGAAATAGGGAAAACCGTTGAATTCAATAAAGGCTTTGTCATGAAAATAGGTGAACGCGGCGGTAAATCATTTGTGATTCTTTGTTTATCTAAAATGAATACGCCCCGTCTCACACTTGAAGAACTTTCTTGGCTGAAAACCTTGGCTTTTTATACAAACGTATCGATCGAAAACGTCATGAAAATCGAAGAACTTATGAATCATCTCGAAGATTTAAAGAAACAGGAGACAAACCCGGTCTGGCTCAAAAAACTCATGTACACCATCGAAGAAAAACAACGCTCTGATCTTGCCCGCGATCTCCACGATTCCGTTCTTCAGGATTTGATTTCCTTAAAGCGCCAGTGTGAGCTGTTTTTGGCTGATTTTAAGAAAGATGATAATCCGTGCCGGGAAGATGTGCAGGACAAGCTTGTGCAGATGAATGAGCAGATGTCTGATGTGATCTCGATGACGAGGGAGACGTGTCATGAATTGCGGCCGCAGCTTTTGTATGATCTTGGGCTGGTGAAGGCGCTGTCGAAGCTTGTGGCGCAGCAGCAGGAGCGGGTGCCGTTTCATATCCGTTTAAATACCGGCAGATTTACGGCTTCGCTTGATCTGGATTCGCAGCTGAATTTGTACCGGATCATTCAAGAGTTTCTGTCCAATGCGGTCAAGCACTCTCAGGCGACGGATGTGCTGATTATGCTCATCAGTATTCAAAACAAAATTGTTCTTCATTATGAGGGCAATGGCGTAGGATTTGACCAAGAAAAACATAATGAGCATTCCATGAGTATGGGGCTTTCTGGCATTAAAGAGAGAGTCAGGGCTTTAGATGGACGCCTTCGGATTGAAACAAGTGAAGGAAAGGGCTTTAAGGCTGATATTGAAATCGAATTGTAA
- a CDS encoding competence pheromone ComX, with protein sequence MVGYLIKYPNVLVEVMEGNACLVGVDKDQSECIINGFKGLEIYSMLDWKY encoded by the coding sequence ATGGTAGGATATTTAATTAAATACCCAAATGTTTTAGTGGAAGTAATGGAAGGTAATGCTTGTTTAGTAGGTGTTGATAAAGATCAATCTGAATGTATAATAAATGGTTTTAAAGGATTAGAAATTTATTCAATGCTTGATTGGAAGTACTGA
- a CDS encoding polyprenyl synthetase family protein, translating to MQEIVSKKIMNQDLERYLQSFIESKDTFEFADLALHHYLAFDGQDQKAIELLAVGIELLILSFDIYDDLEDKDNGNAAWMKIDSSIALNAVTALYTLSIQVMCQASHEPEFSQEILNFALQSIQGQHDDIVNAPKTEEACLDMIKNKSGALTALPCVMGVMLATGKYHPIVANYSYELGIMSQIDNDYKGLFYLNNDFVQKKNTLAYLYLNKQFNDASVELLNLYQKPEEFVSMDTKALKQKLTEAGVIQYLLVMKHLSLQKIKKEMSQLKLEDDKIEKLLSVMIK from the coding sequence ATGCAGGAGATTGTAAGCAAAAAAATAATGAATCAGGACTTGGAGCGATATCTTCAGAGTTTTATTGAGTCCAAGGATACGTTTGAGTTTGCAGATTTGGCTCTTCATCATTATCTAGCTTTTGACGGTCAGGACCAAAAAGCAATTGAATTGCTAGCTGTCGGAATTGAATTGCTTATACTCTCATTCGATATTTATGATGACTTAGAGGATAAAGACAATGGAAATGCTGCATGGATGAAGATTGACTCGTCTATCGCTTTAAATGCGGTTACAGCTCTTTACACCCTAAGTATACAAGTGATGTGTCAAGCTAGTCATGAACCAGAATTTTCACAAGAGATATTGAATTTTGCGTTACAATCAATTCAAGGCCAGCATGATGATATTGTGAATGCGCCCAAAACGGAAGAAGCCTGTCTTGACATGATCAAAAATAAATCAGGAGCGCTAACAGCACTGCCCTGTGTTATGGGAGTAATGCTGGCAACAGGCAAATACCATCCCATTGTAGCTAATTATTCTTATGAACTTGGGATTATGTCGCAAATCGATAATGATTATAAAGGTTTGTTTTACTTAAATAACGATTTTGTTCAGAAAAAAAATACATTGGCATACTTATACTTAAACAAACAATTTAATGATGCATCAGTTGAGCTTCTAAATTTATATCAAAAACCAGAGGAATTTGTTTCAATGGATACTAAAGCTTTGAAACAAAAATTAACAGAAGCAGGTGTAATACAATATTTGCTGGTGATGAAACATTTATCTCTCCAGAAAATAAAAAAAGAAATGTCACAATTAAAACTAGAAGATGATAAAATTGAAAAATTATTGTCTGTTATGATTAAATAA
- the degQ gene encoding degradation enzyme regulation protein DegQ, translated as MEKKLEEVKQLLFRLELDIKETTDSLRNINKSIDQLDKYNYAMKIS; from the coding sequence ATGGAAAAGAAACTTGAAGAAGTAAAACAATTGTTATTCCGACTCGAACTTGATATTAAAGAAACGACAGATTCATTACGAAACATTAACAAAAGCATTGATCAGCTCGATAAATACAATTATGCAATGAAAATTTCGTGA
- the pdeH gene encoding cyclic di-GMP phosphodiesterase, translating into MRVFVARQPIFNRKEQVVAYELLYRESEENVYSAKDGDQATTDLVINSFLNIGIEKLTEGKRCFVNFTESLMFSNLPTSFNPKQLVIEILEDIPITPALISRCKELKKMGYMLALDDFYAINPQNEDLLEKLMSYIDILKIDFLKTTRMERRKILQTYGCSGLIFLAEKVETRKEYKQAAQDGFQLFQGYFFSEPRIISGHDLSTHFYSYYELLNELSKEQPNIKRVTEYIERDLSLSYQILKFLNSSHSRLSQKIDSIQQAIMLLGFNEIKRWIYILSFKDLSRKGNSSKHEIIKISLMRAKLCELLARKTARPQPASYMLIGMFSLIDTLLHREIEDIIQELPLIDEVGQALLGHQNDYYQMLQLVKLIESNNWDTCTELGKELDKEEAYECYLEALEWCHKLMDAK; encoded by the coding sequence ATGAGGGTGTTTGTTGCAAGACAGCCTATTTTTAATAGAAAAGAACAGGTTGTTGCTTATGAACTGCTTTATAGAGAGAGCGAAGAGAATGTGTATAGCGCTAAAGACGGCGATCAGGCAACAACAGACTTGGTAATCAACAGCTTTTTAAACATCGGAATTGAGAAGCTGACGGAAGGAAAACGCTGTTTTGTTAATTTTACGGAAAGCCTGATGTTTTCAAACCTTCCCACCTCCTTCAATCCGAAACAGCTTGTCATTGAAATCCTTGAAGATATACCGATCACGCCGGCCCTCATCTCTAGATGCAAAGAGTTGAAAAAAATGGGGTATATGCTGGCACTCGATGATTTTTATGCAATAAACCCGCAAAATGAAGACTTACTTGAAAAGCTCATGAGCTATATTGATATATTGAAAATTGATTTTCTCAAAACAACACGAATGGAACGCAGAAAAATTTTGCAAACCTACGGCTGCAGCGGCTTGATTTTTTTAGCGGAAAAAGTAGAGACCCGAAAAGAATATAAACAGGCGGCCCAAGACGGCTTTCAGTTATTCCAGGGCTACTTTTTCAGCGAGCCGCGCATCATCAGCGGGCATGATCTTTCTACCCATTTTTATTCTTACTATGAACTGCTTAACGAATTGAGCAAAGAGCAGCCCAACATAAAACGTGTGACAGAGTACATAGAGCGGGATTTATCACTGTCCTATCAAATCTTAAAATTTTTAAACTCCTCCCACAGCCGGCTCAGCCAGAAAATTGATAGCATTCAACAGGCCATTATGCTGCTAGGGTTTAATGAAATCAAACGGTGGATCTACATTCTTTCCTTTAAAGATTTAAGCAGAAAAGGGAATTCCAGCAAGCACGAAATCATTAAGATTTCTTTGATGAGAGCAAAGCTTTGTGAGCTGCTGGCTAGAAAAACAGCCCGGCCGCAGCCGGCTTCTTATATGCTGATCGGCATGTTTTCTCTCATAGACACCCTGCTGCACAGAGAAATAGAGGACATTATTCAAGAATTGCCTTTAATAGATGAAGTCGGACAAGCGTTATTAGGCCATCAAAACGACTACTACCAAATGCTTCAGCTTGTGAAATTAATCGAAAGCAACAACTGGGACACCTGCACAGAATTAGGCAAAGAACTGGACAAAGAAGAAGCGTATGAGTGTTATCTGGAAGCTCTGGAGTGGTGTCATAAGCTTATGGACGCAAAATGA
- a CDS encoding nicotinate phosphoribosyltransferase, producing the protein MLEYGFKDDSLSLHTDLYQINMAETYWRDGIHEKKAIFELFFRRLPFENGYAVFAGLEKAIEYLENFKFTDSDLNYLQDELGYHEDFIEYLRDLTFTGSLYSMKEGELVFNNEPIMRVEAPLVEAQLIETALLNIVNYQTLIATKAARIKGVIGDEVALEFGTRRAHEMDAAMWGARAALIGGFSATSNVRAGKRFNIPVSGTHAHALVQAYRDEYTAFKKYAETHKDCVFLVDTYDTLRSGMPNAIRVAKEFGDRINFIGIRLDSGDLAYLSKKARKMLDEAGFTDAKVIASSDLDEHTIMNLKAQGARIDVWGVGTKLITAYDQPALGAVYKLVAIEEDGKLVDTIKISSNPEKVTTPGRKKVYRIINQLNHHSEGDYIALYDEQVNDQKRLRMFHPVHTFISKFVTNFYAKDLHELIFEKGILCYQNPEISDIQQYVQDNLSLLWEEYKRISKPEEYPVDLSEDCWSNKMQRIHEVKSRLEEELEEE; encoded by the coding sequence GTGTTAGAGTACGGATTTAAAGATGACAGCCTGTCATTACATACAGACCTTTATCAAATCAATATGGCGGAAACCTACTGGAGAGATGGCATTCATGAAAAGAAAGCGATTTTCGAGCTTTTTTTCAGAAGGCTTCCGTTTGAAAATGGCTATGCGGTATTTGCGGGCTTGGAAAAAGCCATCGAATACTTGGAAAATTTTAAGTTTACGGATAGCGATTTGAATTATTTACAGGATGAACTCGGGTATCATGAAGATTTTATTGAATATTTGCGCGATTTAACGTTTACAGGTTCACTTTATTCCATGAAAGAAGGAGAGCTCGTATTTAACAATGAGCCGATTATGAGGGTGGAGGCTCCGCTGGTAGAAGCGCAGCTGATTGAAACGGCCTTGCTTAATATTGTGAACTACCAAACATTAATCGCAACAAAGGCTGCCCGGATTAAAGGCGTCATCGGTGATGAAGTCGCACTTGAATTTGGAACAAGACGCGCGCATGAAATGGATGCGGCTATGTGGGGAGCGAGAGCGGCCTTAATCGGGGGTTTCAGCGCGACAAGCAATGTAAGAGCCGGAAAGCGCTTTAATATCCCGGTATCCGGCACACATGCGCATGCGCTTGTACAGGCTTACCGCGATGAATATACAGCTTTCAAAAAATACGCGGAAACGCATAAGGATTGCGTCTTCTTGGTCGACACGTATGACACGCTTCGTTCAGGCATGCCGAATGCGATTCGGGTTGCCAAGGAATTCGGTGACCGCATCAATTTCATCGGCATCCGCCTCGACAGCGGCGACTTGGCATATCTGTCAAAAAAAGCCCGGAAAATGCTTGATGAAGCAGGATTTACAGATGCGAAAGTCATTGCTTCAAGTGATTTAGATGAGCATACCATTATGAATTTGAAGGCCCAGGGAGCGCGCATTGATGTCTGGGGTGTCGGTACGAAGCTGATTACAGCCTATGACCAGCCGGCTCTCGGCGCGGTTTACAAGCTCGTTGCCATTGAAGAAGACGGGAAATTGGTCGATACGATCAAAATTTCATCTAATCCTGAAAAAGTGACGACGCCGGGCAGAAAGAAAGTGTACCGCATTATCAATCAGCTCAATCATCATTCTGAGGGCGACTATATTGCGCTTTATGATGAGCAGGTGAATGATCAGAAGCGGCTCAGAATGTTCCACCCGGTTCATACATTCATCAGCAAATTTGTCACGAATTTTTATGCGAAGGATCTTCACGAGCTGATTTTTGAAAAAGGCATTCTTTGCTACCAAAATCCTGAGATCTCAGACATACAGCAGTATGTGCAGGATAACCTCAGCCTGCTGTGGGAGGAATATAAGAGAATCAGCAAGCCGGAGGAATATCCGGTTGATTTAAGCGAGGACTGCTGGAGCAATAAAATGCAGCGGATACACGAAGTGAAAAGCAGACTTGAAGAAGAGCTTGAGGAAGAATAA
- a CDS encoding cysteine hydrolase family protein — MKKALICIDYTNDFVASDGTLTCGEPGRMIEEAIVNLTEEFIANGDYVVLAVDSHDEGDQYHPETRLFPPHNVKGTEGKDLYGKLLPLYQKHEHEPNVYYMEKTRYSAFAGTDLELKLRERQIGELHLAGVCTDICVLHTAVDAYNKGFRIVVHKQAVASFNQEGHTWALSHFANSIGAQVAE; from the coding sequence ATGAAAAAAGCACTTATTTGTATTGATTATACGAATGATTTTGTGGCGAGTGACGGAACATTGACCTGCGGGGAGCCCGGCAGAATGATTGAAGAGGCGATCGTCAATTTGACCGAAGAATTCATCGCAAACGGTGATTACGTCGTATTAGCAGTAGATTCTCATGATGAAGGGGATCAATATCACCCTGAAACCCGTCTTTTTCCTCCGCATAATGTTAAAGGCACGGAAGGAAAAGATCTGTACGGAAAGCTTTTGCCTCTATATCAGAAACATGAACATGAACCAAATGTTTACTACATGGAAAAAACGAGATATTCTGCTTTTGCGGGAACTGATTTAGAGCTCAAACTCAGAGAGCGGCAGATTGGCGAACTGCATCTTGCCGGTGTCTGCACAGATATTTGTGTATTGCATACAGCGGTTGACGCATACAACAAAGGTTTCCGGATTGTTGTGCACAAACAGGCTGTTGCCAGCTTTAATCAGGAGGGGCACACGTGGGCTCTTTCCCATTTTGCAAACAGCATCGGAGCGCAAGTGGCAGAGTAA
- a CDS encoding YueI family protein yields MSEEKIDLYLQQGMYGALETKPDERHLFLGSLRERVLLALTKGQVLRSKPYEEAEHALKSGKNITLLINGELQYQSYSPYIQMANRNGVHFKIVSDLQFHTPLGLVIASGIAVNRELIYVQDDIFNRSVLKP; encoded by the coding sequence TTGAGTGAAGAGAAAATCGATCTTTATTTGCAGCAAGGAATGTACGGAGCCTTGGAGACAAAGCCTGACGAGCGCCATTTGTTTTTAGGCTCATTAAGGGAAAGAGTGCTTTTGGCACTGACGAAAGGACAGGTGCTCAGAAGCAAGCCGTATGAAGAAGCGGAGCACGCGCTCAAAAGCGGCAAAAACATAACCCTTTTAATTAATGGAGAGCTTCAGTATCAGTCTTACTCCCCCTATATCCAAATGGCGAACCGGAACGGAGTGCACTTCAAGATCGTATCTGATCTTCAGTTTCATACGCCTTTAGGCCTTGTCATTGCGTCTGGCATCGCTGTGAATCGTGAATTGATATATGTTCAGGACGACATTTTTAACAGGTCAGTGCTGAAACCTTAA
- a CDS encoding YueH family protein, whose product MKIRKANITTETGMITDVYLHENRKELRTLVAVPQLEWSTIISYEEDKASLPERLEASLRRHTEEAVADELAKKIIHWVTEM is encoded by the coding sequence ATGAAAATTAGAAAAGCGAATATCACCACGGAAACCGGAATGATCACAGACGTGTATCTGCATGAAAACAGAAAAGAACTGCGCACGCTTGTAGCGGTTCCGCAGCTGGAGTGGAGCACGATCATTTCTTATGAAGAAGATAAAGCATCTCTGCCTGAACGGCTTGAAGCTTCGTTGCGCCGGCATACAGAAGAAGCTGTCGCTGATGAGCTGGCCAAAAAAATCATCCATTGGGTAACGGAAATGTAA
- a CDS encoding spore germination protein encodes MPAIVGPIYIMSVTGNAAASFGDVFAISPKSAAHSGAGSGAFQLGDFVKMNNQTSKTFFKDADIIDETVSFNG; translated from the coding sequence ATGCCTGCGATTGTGGGTCCGATTTATATTATGTCAGTTACGGGTAATGCCGCGGCGAGCTTTGGAGACGTGTTTGCGATTTCGCCCAAAAGCGCAGCTCACTCTGGGGCGGGCTCTGGCGCCTTTCAGCTTGGTGATTTTGTGAAGATGAATAACCAAACGAGTAAAACATTTTTCAAAGATGCCGATATCATTGATGAAACAGTTTCGTTTAACGGGTAA